The following DNA comes from Nicotiana sylvestris chromosome 10, ASM39365v2, whole genome shotgun sequence.
TCATCATTGATTTAACTTGTCCAAATAAGGCCAAAGGATCCTAACAATTAGTATAAATTAACAGTAGCAactgaaaagaagaagaaaaaaggcaATAGTACCATTTGTTTTTGAGCTAAAGAGAAAAAGGCCAATCACAACATTTTTTGAAACAAGCTAGTAATAAAGACACCTCAATTAGTTAACTACTAGTAATCCTATATACAAACATATTATTGATTAATATAGTGTAAAACTACAAAGGAAATTTAGCAACTGCCTTGGAACATTAAGTGATCGTTTGGTTAGAAACAAGTTATCTCATGATTAATTATCTCGGGATTAGTTGTTCATCTTTCCATAAGGATAAAAAACACTACAATCCCGAAATTAATTATACCACGATTTTATCCCAACCAAATACGGAATAAATCAATCTCAAATTTAATCTCGGGATTAATTATCCCTCGTACCAAATGAGCCCTTAAAGGATTGAGCCAAATCTTGAAGTTGAAAAATTAATATTGCCAGAACCAACAAGGCTGATCCTCAATTTGGAATCCCAAATTGCATGAATTAGCTTGAATTTGATCTCCAATTTCAGGGAAGCATAAAAAGCTCTTGCTTAAATTGTCATCTTCATCTTGAGAAAAATCAGATGGCTCTGGTTCAAATGCATTTGAAGAATGATTCCCATCAGTATAATGTGGGCTATCTGAATCAATAACATCACTTTTAGCTGAACTTGCATCTTCTTGTTTGCATTCTACCTTTTGTATACTTGGCACTTCTGAGGTAACAACAATTGGAGTTGCCTTTTGAGCTTCTGCATCGACTGGATTAATAGGTTCACTTTGTTCTGAATTTTCCTTCCCTTTCTCCCTCTCAAGCAATTTTTCTTTCAGCAAATCAACCTATTCatcaacaaaatcaaagaatatattagaaacatatttaagaaaatagACATTAGGCCTAGCTCGatcgtaaaaaaaaaaaaatagttcatGAGATGAGGATTATTGAAGACGATATAAAGGGATAACATCCTATTCCCTCAACTAATGTAGGACACTTAACATCCTCTCAGACATAATATGGGATTCCAACGTTGGATAAACCAAGAACACAGATGAGTTagactctgataccatgttaaaaaAATGgatacaacaacaaacccagtgcaATCCCACACGTGGAATATGAGGAGAGTAATGTGtccacagaccttacccctactttaCGAAGgaagagaggctgtttccgatagaccatgTTAAGAAAATGAATCTTTGGACTAATTTAACCCTAAAAACTAGCTCTTGAAATAAGATTGTCTAAGATTATATAACGAGACAACAACTCATTTCTTCCTGACTAATATGGGGTACTTAACAAACCCCTTTGGAAAATCTAATGCCAATGAAGAATGCTGGTTTTATAGGGAGTATTCAAGATACCTCATTTCTCAAATTCTCATTCTCTTTGAAAAGGGTGTCATAATCATCCTTCAGTTTATCAAAGCTAGCTTTGAGAACATCATAGTCTTTCTCAAGTAGTTTAGTCTTGTATCTAGCACGTCTGTTTTGGAACCAAATAGCAATTTGCCTAGGTTGTAGGCCAAGTTCTTGAGCCAATTGAACTTTCCTCTCTGGTTCCAGCTTGTTATCTACCTCAAAACTCTTCTCAAGAAACTGCACTTGAT
Coding sequences within:
- the LOC104218138 gene encoding homeobox-leucine zipper protein HAT5-like; the protein is MTTTNTVLHSEVLHNLWMSNSSPSFHGPTSMVNFEDGGGEISKERSFFSPIDKEETSNDDYDSCFHRPEKKRRLLPNQVQFLEKSFEVDNKLEPERKVQLAQELGLQPRQIAIWFQNRRARYKTKLLEKDYDVLKASFDKLKDDYDTLFKENENLRNEVDLLKEKLLEREKGKENSEQSEPINPVDAEAQKATPIVVTSEVPSIQKVECKQEDASSAKSDVIDSDSPHYTDGNHSSNAFEPEPSDFSQDEDDNLSKSFLCFPEIGDQIQANSCNLGFQIEDQPCWFWQY